The DNA segment ATAGCTAAAttttttaagatgaagagaaattacatttaataaaatttaaaaaaaatattcattgtaagtgtataaataaaatagtatactCNNNNNNNNNNNNNNNNNNNNNNNNNNNNNNNNNNNNNNNNNNNNNNNNNNNNNNNNNNNNNNNNNNNNNNNNNNNNNNNNNNNNNNNNNNNNNNNNNNNNNNNNNNNNNNNNNNNNNNNNNNNNNNNNNNNNNNNNNNNNNNNNNNNNNNNNNNNNNNNNNNNNNNNNNNNNNNNNNNNNNNNNNNNtttttattttatatttatttctttttctttgtttatttattttataacatggaaaaccttaatttattttttaatatataatttaaatgataagAAATTTCTCCAGAAATTTCGGAACAAGGATTTCTTTAGAATTACATTAACTTAGGATCAACTTTGTCAATGAAGATTTTAtggagatttaatttttaaaaagtcaaaacaaattaaatgctgaAAGGATTAAATGGTGTATCTGATTTGGGTCCCTAGAGAGCATTTTGTCCAACACGGTGTCCCTTATTATGGGCCAATAAGGTAAACTTGGCCCGCTACCACTTTATCCAATCTTATCCCATCTTTTCATGTTACGTACTTAGCCACAAGCCCACTATTCTCAGTGCCTATTTAgtatttaactaattaatttacaACGTGTAATGCATTTTTTTGGTCAATTGCTCTTACTGTTTGCGTGATTGATGAACATGATTTGCAATCTTTCTCTCTCACAACTCACAAGTCATACCTAGGATGTTCATGAATGGAATCTAATTCGTATATTTGTGGTGTTATctgaatttgatttaaaaattatagataTAGATCTGATGTGCAAAACTTTTAGATTGGATCAATTGGATCTGCACACTAATCGGATCAGATTATAAATTTTGTGTTGCTATTCGCATAtccgcaaaaataaagaaataaataactaaatattctttttatgttttatttcaacaaataattatcatatatatttttaatttattatttaagaaaagtatatttaatattattttaagagtaaatatatttaaaagaataaaaaaatgaattttattgatatttttttaataaaaataaacttttacaaatatttttgtattttgcgGATATCCAATATCCGATAAGCGGATCGGATCGAATCGGATCTACCTTTAAAAACTGCTGATATTGGATCTGATCCAATCTCATGATTTTAGTGCGGACCAAATTGAAATTTTGGCCATATCCAATTCGATTCGATCCGTGTTCACCCCTAGTCACAGCTAGATATGGTAATATatcaaaagattttttattatttagtagAATAAAATGACAAATgagtatttatattttagatatattagtttctaaaagaatattaataaaattttttaagataacAAACATAGtcaaattagtttaaattaagttttttttattctaattataggattaatttaaagataatatgttcatatttattatcttaaaaaactttattaatttttttagagatgaatctattcaaaatgtaaattctaaaaaatttatttatctgttTACTCTATTTAGTATAAATCGATTGGGTTAATTCCTCAGTTTATTAACTCATCAATACTTGTTTTTGCTGAATgcttattctacatgagttaTACATTATGTTACCAAGTATGTTGGAAATGTTGAATGTGTAAGGAAGCTTAACTATTAAGATATTGACTagttgaagatgatgatgataatagaCCAAAAATGATGGAATATTGACCCATATCGTGGCGGCCACATATAACTCTTTGTATTGTAGCTAGCTAGTAAGCCAAATCTAAGAAGAAGGATATCAAATTCGGAAGCTCAATCTAACGCGCAAAATCTATGAATTTAGAAAACGAATTGTTCCATTTCTTAATTGCAAAGCATCCTTTACTATATATGTTAACGTAACAAACACCATCCACTCATCACTACTCCTATCTACAATTGCAACTTCAACTTCAAGAAACATAAACATCTTAATTGAATTTTTAGTGCCACCACCTGCATAATATGGTGGGTTATTTCATTTTCCCTctctgtttttaattaattactttattcTGCATtctcttaataataataataataataagttataTGAAGTTAAAATGATCAAGTGCATCTTTTACTCTacttaatttcatattttatgacctataaaatatataattttttcatgCCAAATTCCAAGCTTCTTTTacgataaataaataaataatccacgtaaaaattttataaattgccCAAATAAGTTTACGTATTTCTtaaggtggaaactcaggtgcatTCGACTTCACATAGCTGAGAactgttagatgaaaatttagtcaaatcatctaacggctctcagttatcaacttcaccTGAAGTCGACTCTAGCTAAGTTTCCACCATTTCTCAATTATATGGTCATGCATATATGCATTAGCTTATCGACGACATAATGTGTTAACTTATGCTAATTGGTTCTCGTGATTTGATTTTGTAGGAGCAGAATCTCTCTCTTGATTTTGAGGTATTGTTACTTTCTAATTTTCTATGTTATCCTTTTTCTTTCTACTTTTCATTCTTTCTATTCGATTCTGTTCTTTAatacacattttttattttttctaacatATTTCCCGTTNNNNNNNNNNNNNNNNNNNNNNNNNNNNNNNNNNNNNNNNNNNNNNNNNNNNNNNNNNNNNNNNNNNNNNNNNNTGACGCACaaaaaatgatttatttaattattttctttgcaAATTTTCAAGTGAATTCctgcatatttgagatgaggGAATTTCTAAGTTATCAAGTTTTCTTTCATCAGTTACAATTTTATCACAATACATCTGGTGTTTAATTCATGCAGGGTTCTAGTGGGTTTGTATTCAGGATCTATTTCTATATGGAACTATCAGACAaaggtaaatattttttttttaagaattatgTTACATATACATCAAAATCagccaccagtataaaatatatgttggaatataaatacacattaaagataaattaaaccacacatgtatttatacacttAATTActtttagtggctgattttggtgtataaatagcatttttgttttttaaattgtgAAGTTTAGGCATAAGAAGAATGATAGTTAACATGgtagaatatattttttgttcttgaaGTTTGTCAacagttttaaaaatatctctaagttttattttgttttaattttttttccaacaGTTTTTAATCTGTATACTGTCAATGATATATTTAAtgcaaatcaaaattttttaagacaaaattaaaacaaaataaaacttaaaagtatttaaaattttttaacaacattcaagaacaaaaaaatatacttttaacCTAGTTAATAAAAACTATTAAGAAGATTGCATTATTATTGTATTAACATTTGTTTTGACGCTATGACAGACTGAAGAGAAGTCATTCAAGCTTAGTGAATCACCAGGTAAATGTCACAATTCAGCATTTGTCTAATAAGATCATACTCTTCTGCATCCTTCCCTATATGTCTTGTTCTGTATTTCACCATCTCTTAATGCTTGCAGTAAGATCTGCCAAGTTCATTGCTCGCGAAAATTGGGTTATTGCTGCGTCCGACGACAAGTATATTCGAGTCTGCAGTTATGAGACAGGCCAAAAGATTTCAGAATTTGAGGAACATACAGATTACATTAGGAGTTTGGCTGTGCACCCTTTCCTGCCATATGTTGTGTCAGCTTCTGATGATAATGTTCTAAAATTGTGGGATTGGAAGAAGGGTTGGGCTTGTCTTAAAACCTTTCAAGGACACTCACATTATGTGATGAGTGTAGCATTTAACCCCAAGGATCCATCTACCTTTGCTAGTGCATCCCTTGATGGGACTTCAAAGGTATAATTACTCAAGTATGTTACGTGTTCACCAAAATCAGTCACCACTATTAAATACATGTTGGAATACAAACATATATTGAAAACACATTAAACCACACAGGTATTTATATGCAAATacattagtgactaattttggTGTATAAATAGTACttttgataattattagttctctgatcaaatcaaaataaaaatacagagatattaaaaaggtttaattactctgttggtccctataatttcatacaatttttaattaggtccctatactttttttctttttaattgagtccctacactattttttttttcaattaagtcctttttactagtaattggcttaattttataggaatccaattaaaaaaaaaagaattgataTAGGgacctaaataaaagaaaaaaaaagtgtaggaacccaattaaaaaaaattttggtgcaaggactcaattaaaaggaaaacaagtatagggacctaatcgAAAATTTCGCGAAACTATAGGACCAACACAGTAATTAAACCTATTAAAAATGCAAACCTGGTTAGAGAATAATACAGATATAAAGACAAGTAAAATGTCTTTGTATTAGTCTAATCAACTCATTAGTAGTTAACACTTTGATTCCATTGTGTTTTCATTTGTAGATTTGGAGTGTTGATTCCTCTGCTCCAGGTTTGACCCTGGAGGGACACTTGAAAGGAGTGAATTGTGCTGATTACTTCATAAGCAATGATAAAGAATATCTTATAAGTGGTTCTGATGATTACACTGCAAAAGTGTGGGATTATCATTCTAAAAACTCTGTACAAACACTTGAAGGACATGGAAACAATGTCACAGCAGTGTGCTCTCATCCTGAGCTTCCTATTATAATAACAGCTTCAGAGGATTCTACTGTCAAAATATGGGATAATGTCACATACAGGTACATCTATCTACTTGAGGTCTCATTTTCTCTAATCTAataatatagatatatttttaacatttttaattgttGTCATTAATTTTCAGGCTTCAAACCACCTTGAATTTTGATCTTGGGAGAATATGGAGTATTGGATACAAGAAAGGATCATCAAGGTAATTACCTCAAacttttaatttcctttaaGAAAAATTTCTGATTTCTTATCTTTTGTTGCTAACTTATAATCACATTGATCATTACTTGGTGCAGGGTTGCTTTTGGTTGTGACAAAGGATTTGTTATAGTtaagataaacattcaagctgTCAAACAAGATTAAAAGTGCAAATTAAACTGCTTCATCATACTTTGGAAGTAAATGCTATGCTGCTGCTGCTACAAGATGAAAGAGAATAACATTTACTCAGCTGTTGGTTTCGTTTGtattttaagttgttatttttgtaCATGATTTGCACCTACTTTGAGTTGTGACTCTTCACTATTGTAATATACAACCATTAGTacgaaatatatattaaaatataaatatatattaaaaataaattaaataatatatctattaattattaattttgatagttaattttaatagagtaaagtatcgtttttgtccctaacgttcgGGATAAGTCCCAAAGTTGTCCTTAATGTTTCAATCGCCCGTTTAAGTCCCTATCGTTTTAAAATTGGCTCAATGTTGTCTTGTCGctagggatccgttaacagaattgacagcgggacaaaattgagacgattttgaaacgttatggacttaaatagaacgaaaacgttgaggacaaaaacgattcataaaaataaattttaattttatcttttaataatatcaattttttactgtatataatattcaattatttttaattacttatgaaattataaaaaaataaatttattgtaatGTGATTAAGcgtaatttacttaaatgtgattaaaaaacaattgaatattatgtacaataaaaaaatttgatattattgaaagataaaactaaagtttatttctatgtatcgtttttgttcctaacgttttcgtcctatttaagcccctaacgtttcaaaattgtcttaattagagacttaaataggacgattgaaatgttagggacaactttgacATTTATCCCAAACATTGAAGgataaaaatgatactttactcgttttaatatgtaaataatatttCTGTGTAACATATAATTTAgtgtttaataataattttaattatctctttaaaaattaagtaaaaacgAAGTCTAAAACAGTCAAATAATCTAAAGTCTAAACGTCTCATCACATATGTACCAATAACAAATTAATCCACATTTCACAATAACATcttaaacatattaaaataagaCTGCTAACATTTCCTTTAATATATACCGCTTTGCTAATCAATTTATGCTTAACTGAGTAGTGTAATTGACTACGAGGGAAAAATAAGTCATCTAagttgatataaaaaataattgcagAACAATAGTGTGAACCAATGTTCAAGTTTTGAAGCTCCATTATGGAAATTGTCCATTTACGAAGTTAAATCCATGAATAAATCTCAAAACAACCGACAAATGCTTCTTTTGATCTGAAAGtcgtaaaatattattaaagaacaatgcatgtaaaaaatattaatatgagGGCCCAATTATCCACGTGGCAATCACGTTACTGCCCCGGTGACCGGTGACCGGTGACGGTGCTACCCTTCATTAAACACGTTGTTAGTTTATCAGAATTTGTTAACGCCCAAACAGAATCACTCGTTCGAATCTCAACCGTTCATTTAATTGATCTGCGGCGGACCCCATTTCCATATGGTGCGACAACGCACACGACAATGTACTCCCAGTGGCACTTTGGTAATCTGACATTAACTGCAAAGTTCCGCTTCCCTCTTTCTAATGACATTTACACAATTACACCGTGCTCCCTTTATAATACAAAAGCCTTTtgtcccttctctctctctctgtttcCGTTTCTCTCTCACTCTGAGCTCGATCTCTTTGGGCTCGTTCGAatttggattctgatctccgaCGAGTGATCTCGATCGACGCTAGTTCACTCTCCAATCTGCAAAAATGGTGAGCTTCCTCTTTGATCTGTTCTCTCGCAAATGCCTCAACATTCCTAGCAACCTTAGATCTGGACCGAATTCTCTTTGATTTCGTGTTTTACTCAATGTTGCCGTTCGCTCTTACGAATTTCAAACGCTTTTCTGTCTCTAACTTAAAATGCGAGGCTCTGAATTTTGCTTACTTAATTCGAATGGTTTCATTTTCGATGGGATCTATCGTGGAATTGTGCATTGACtcgtttttgtttatttgttgctTGCATTTGCAGCCTCTCAGACTCGAAATCAAGGTAATGTTTCGTTGGTTATTCTGATTCAATGTTTATTTCGTGTTTGGCTCACGAGAAATTCTGATTAGCTCGTAAGTGAGATTAGATTTCTCGGAGTCCAAGCACAGTGTGGATATTTGCCTTTCTAGCTACTCAATCTAACATGTTTTCCTAATCTTCAATCAGAGGAAGCTTGCGCAAAGATCAGAAAGAGTAAAATCTGTGGATCTACATCCGACAGAACCATGGTAATGCCTCATCCTTGTCTAACTTGGTGTGGTTCTGAAATAGTGTATGATATGAAGTTCATTTTATAACGAGGAATATCTGGATGTTTTCTCCCACCTTTAGATAATGCTCAAGTCCACCTGGTATCTACAATAGTTTGAGTCACCAATAGTGATTTTCATGTTTGCTATATGAGGCTACTTTGGCATTATTTAATTACTGTGGCAATTAGTTTGATTGTAAACAGTTCATACTTcataattatatgttttgacaAATTGCATGATGTTGCCTTGTCAATGTAGgattcttgcaagtttatacTCTGGAACTGTCTGTATCTGGAACTTCCAATCTCAggtatgctattttttattgcCCAGAAACCAAAATGCCATAGAAAGGATAGTAACCTCTTTTATTCAACCATAACTTGATGGTCTGGAACCTGTATATTGAGAAGAGTAGTTTTAGTTTAAAAGTTTTGTTTATTTACTTTGTTAATTTTCTGGATTTCTCTATTTGTTTGCCAGTTATCTATTTGACACATGTTATATTTCTATTAAGAATCTCAcagttttttagaattttacacAGCAATTTGTGTTTTTGCAGTTTATAATGTTTGTCAGTTCATTTATTCCTTCTTAAACATGTCTTTTAGTGgttcatttataattttatatactttgGTGTGTTCTGTGGTATCCATTAATTTGCATTAATAGATTGTAGCTTTCAAATCAtcagttttatatttaaattctttACAACCCTTCTGCATTTGATGGGTCATTATAACTTCTGCAGAAATGCTTGTGTAATTAACACTCATTT comes from the Arachis duranensis cultivar V14167 chromosome 7, aradu.V14167.gnm2.J7QH, whole genome shotgun sequence genome and includes:
- the LOC107459531 gene encoding coatomer subunit beta'-1; this encodes MVYLIWVPREHFVQHGVPYYGPISYNFITIHLVFNSCRVLVGLYSGSISIWNYQTKTEEKSFKLSESPVRSAKFIARENWVIAASDDKYIRVCSYETGQKISEFEEHTDYIRSLAVHPFLPYVVSASDDNVLKLWDWKKGWACLKTFQGHSHYVMSVAFNPKDPSTFASASLDGTSKIWSVDSSAPGLTLEGHLKGVNCADYFISNDKEYLISGSDDYTAKVWDYHSKNSVQTLEGHGNNVTAVCSHPELPIIITASEDSTVKIWDNVTYRLQTTLNFDLGRIWSIGYKKGSSRVAFGCDKGFVIVKINIQAVKQD